From the genome of Winogradskyella forsetii, one region includes:
- a CDS encoding CHRD domain-containing protein: MKKIIKLVLLMFITATLFNCSSDDDGATGPTGESKTYNLGSLNDSNIIGTAEFIKNFDNSTTIELDLSGTSSGGMHPAHIHFNTAFEGGAIALTLGTVDGATGFSSITTSTLDDGTPINYEEFLDFDGYINVHLSANDLETIVAQGNIGQNELGID, translated from the coding sequence ATGAAAAAGATTATCAAATTAGTTCTTTTAATGTTTATAACTGCGACTCTATTTAATTGCAGTAGTGATGATGATGGAGCAACAGGTCCAACTGGAGAAAGTAAAACCTATAATTTAGGATCATTAAATGATTCAAATATCATTGGAACTGCAGAATTTATAAAGAACTTTGACAATTCAACAACAATTGAATTAGACTTAAGTGGGACCTCTAGTGGAGGTATGCATCCTGCTCATATTCATTTTAATACAGCTTTTGAAGGTGGTGCTATTGCTCTAACTTTAGGAACTGTTGATGGGGCAACAGGTTTTAGTTCTATAACTACAAGTACTTTAGATGATGGAACACCAATTAATTATGAGGAATTTTTAGATTTCGACGGATATATCAATGTCCATTTAAGCGCAAATGACTTAGAAACAATCGTAGCACAGGGGAATATTGGGCAGAATGAGTTAGGAATAGATTAA
- a CDS encoding glycosyltransferase, giving the protein MKKKLLIIGLVWPEPKSSAAGSRMLQLVEQFQNQGYVITFSSAAKTSPNTYDLSSINVEKQPILLNDSSFDVFIKDLGPDAVLFDRFMTEEQYGWRAAEHCPDALRILDTEDFHGLRKAREVALKQNEVVSTAHLQNAITKREIASIYRCDLSLIISEAEMDILISQFKIDKSLLYYLPFLLDPISEDNIEKLPNFENRQHFITIGNFLHAPNYDAILYLKQTIWPLIRKQLPKTEIHIYGAYESQKVSQLNNKKEGFFIKGFAQDVNEVMQNAKVCLAPLRFGAGLKGKLIDAMQNGTPCVMTEIAAEGIFGELETNGFVNVDAEAFVEKVILLYNNSEIWEQKQQNGFEVLRKRFEKTEFESDFALHMSELLKNLKAYRENNFIGQLLMHQSMQSSKYMSKWIEAKNR; this is encoded by the coding sequence ATGAAAAAAAAATTATTAATTATTGGTCTAGTTTGGCCAGAGCCTAAAAGTTCTGCAGCTGGTAGTCGTATGCTTCAGTTGGTAGAACAATTTCAAAATCAGGGATATGTAATTACGTTTTCTTCGGCTGCTAAAACTTCGCCTAATACCTATGATTTAAGCTCAATTAATGTTGAAAAACAGCCTATTCTGTTAAATGATTCCTCTTTCGATGTATTTATAAAAGACTTGGGTCCAGATGCGGTATTGTTTGATCGTTTTATGACCGAAGAACAATATGGTTGGCGCGCAGCAGAACATTGTCCGGACGCTTTAAGAATTTTAGATACCGAAGATTTTCATGGGTTACGCAAGGCTAGGGAAGTGGCATTAAAACAAAATGAAGTTGTTTCCACAGCACACTTACAGAACGCTATTACCAAACGCGAAATAGCAAGTATATATCGTTGCGATTTGAGCTTAATTATTTCTGAGGCTGAAATGGATATTTTAATAAGTCAGTTTAAAATCGATAAAAGCTTACTTTATTATTTGCCTTTTTTGCTGGATCCCATTTCTGAAGATAACATAGAAAAACTACCAAATTTTGAAAACCGACAGCATTTTATAACCATAGGTAATTTTCTTCATGCACCAAACTACGATGCCATTTTATATTTGAAGCAAACCATTTGGCCATTGATTAGAAAACAATTACCTAAAACTGAAATACACATATATGGTGCTTACGAATCTCAAAAAGTATCACAACTCAATAATAAAAAAGAAGGCTTTTTCATTAAAGGCTTTGCGCAAGATGTGAACGAAGTAATGCAAAATGCAAAAGTCTGTTTGGCTCCTTTGCGTTTTGGTGCAGGATTAAAAGGTAAGCTAATTGATGCCATGCAAAATGGAACACCTTGCGTAATGACTGAGATAGCCGCTGAAGGTATTTTTGGTGAATTGGAAACCAATGGGTTTGTGAATGTTGATGCTGAAGCTTTTGTTGAGAAAGTCATTTTGTTGTATAACAATTCTGAAATCTGGGAACAAAAACAACAAAATGGTTTTGAAGTTTTGAGAAAACGTTTTGAGAAAACTGAATTTGAATCTGATTTTGCTCTTCACATGTCTGAACTTTTAAAGAATTTAAAAGCCTATCGTGAAAATAACTTTATTGGTCAGTTATTGATGCATCAAAGTATGCAAAGTTCAAAATATATGAGTAAGTGGATTGAGGCAAAGAATAGGTGA
- a CDS encoding FecCD family ABC transporter permease — MKTNHTYSFIILTVILLLCFVTNISLGSINIPFSEVFEILFGTSKNETWEIIITKVRLPKAVTAIMVGSGLGISGLLMQTLFRNPLAGPFVLGISSGASLGVAIVILGSGLFGGFFATALISKWSIVIAASLGSFLVLLAVLAVSSKVRDTMAILIIGLMFGSITAAVVSVLSYFSSAEQLQQYIFWGFGSLSNLSWEELLIFFGIYAVGLLLSIASIKGLNSLLLGDNYAKSLGLNLKQSRFIIILATSLIAGTITAFAGPIAFIGLAIPHLTRQIFKTSNHKILLPAVFLFGAIVMLVCDSIAQVPTSDYTLPINAITALVGAPVVIWLLVRQRKMMF; from the coding sequence ATGAAAACCAATCACACATATTCATTTATAATTCTAACGGTAATTTTGTTGCTATGTTTTGTGACTAACATTAGTTTGGGTTCTATAAACATTCCGTTTTCTGAAGTGTTTGAAATCCTATTTGGAACTAGTAAAAACGAAACTTGGGAAATTATAATTACAAAGGTTAGATTACCAAAGGCTGTTACCGCGATAATGGTTGGTTCTGGTCTGGGAATTTCAGGTTTATTGATGCAAACCTTATTTAGAAACCCATTGGCTGGTCCTTTTGTCTTAGGAATAAGTTCTGGTGCTAGTTTGGGCGTTGCCATAGTCATTTTAGGTTCAGGCCTGTTTGGTGGCTTTTTTGCAACGGCTTTAATTTCAAAATGGAGTATAGTGATTGCCGCAAGTTTGGGCAGTTTTTTAGTGCTTTTGGCTGTTTTAGCGGTTTCTAGTAAAGTGCGAGATACTATGGCTATTCTGATTATAGGACTTATGTTCGGAAGTATTACAGCTGCTGTTGTGAGCGTACTATCTTATTTTAGTTCCGCAGAACAATTACAGCAATATATCTTTTGGGGATTTGGAAGTTTGAGCAATTTATCTTGGGAAGAGCTATTGATTTTCTTCGGAATTTATGCTGTGGGATTATTATTAAGCATAGCTTCAATAAAAGGATTGAATAGTTTATTACTTGGCGATAATTATGCTAAAAGTTTGGGATTAAATTTGAAACAAAGCCGATTCATAATTATTTTGGCAACAAGTTTAATTGCCGGAACTATTACCGCTTTTGCAGGACCAATTGCTTTTATTGGTTTGGCAATTCCGCATTTAACACGCCAGATTTTTAAAACCTCTAACCATAAAATATTATTGCCTGCCGTATTTTTATTTGGCGCCATAGTGATGTTGGTTTGCGATAGTATTGCACAAGTACCGACAAGTGACTATACATTACCAATTAATGCGATTACGGCATTAGTAGGTGCTCCTGTTGTTATTTGGTTGTTAGTTAGACAACGAAAAATGATGTTTTAG
- a CDS encoding lipocalin family protein, translating to MKTKIKNILVIACALYLLSCSSDDDGSSSNANPEGIWTLTTLSIETAFDFNEDGIATQNLFKETPCYDDDYVSFDADGSARLVSALTYISAEVNSPTDYSYQYQCLNGFDTQTTFTQNGSQLSLELQGRTAVGTISGNTLTVVIPDLFEIEMYNGTDYFDVAEDVTLVYIKS from the coding sequence ATGAAAACAAAAATTAAAAACATTCTTGTTATCGCTTGTGCCTTATATCTGCTGTCTTGTTCATCGGATGATGATGGTTCTAGCTCAAATGCAAATCCTGAAGGTATATGGACATTAACAACACTGAGTATAGAAACTGCATTCGATTTCAATGAAGACGGAATTGCAACCCAAAATTTATTTAAAGAAACACCATGTTATGATGACGATTATGTAAGTTTCGACGCTGATGGTAGTGCTAGATTAGTTAGTGCATTGACTTATATTTCAGCAGAGGTCAATAGTCCAACCGATTATAGCTATCAGTACCAATGCCTTAATGGTTTTGATACACAGACAACATTTACTCAAAACGGAAGTCAATTGTCCTTAGAATTACAAGGTAGAACGGCTGTAGGCACAATTTCTGGCAATACATTGACTGTTGTTATTCCTGATTTGTTTGAAATAGAAATGTATAATGGTACAGACTATTTTGATGTTGCAGAGGATGTGACCTTAGTTTATATAAAAAGTTGA
- a CDS encoding ABC transporter ATP-binding protein, whose protein sequence is MKENNLHTILKATQLSIGYKTKKVETVVASNINFELQKGQLIGLVGANGIGKSTLLRTLINVQSALSGHILLNGKVINSISNLELAKQLSIVLTEPLISKNLSVFELVALGRHPYTNWIGNLTNDDIGIVNRSLNQVNISELKDKRCYQLSDGQLQKVMIARALAQDTAIIVLDEPTTHLDMYHKAYILKLLQKLTKETGKTILFSSHEIDLAIQLCDTMIVMQKDKTVCDQPCNLISKGIFDSLFPKDLIAFDNSTGSFRVTK, encoded by the coding sequence ATGAAAGAAAATAACTTACATACCATACTAAAAGCAACGCAACTTTCCATTGGTTACAAAACCAAAAAAGTTGAAACTGTTGTAGCTTCAAACATTAATTTTGAATTACAAAAAGGACAATTAATCGGATTGGTTGGCGCTAATGGCATCGGGAAATCCACTTTATTGCGAACATTGATTAATGTGCAATCCGCTTTATCGGGTCATATATTACTTAATGGAAAGGTTATAAATTCAATTTCAAATTTAGAACTTGCCAAACAGTTAAGTATTGTTTTAACTGAACCTTTAATTTCTAAAAACCTTTCAGTTTTTGAGTTGGTAGCTTTAGGGAGACATCCTTACACCAATTGGATTGGAAATCTTACAAATGATGATATTGGCATAGTAAATAGATCATTAAACCAGGTTAATATTTCAGAATTAAAGGATAAAAGATGTTATCAACTTAGTGATGGCCAATTACAAAAAGTAATGATAGCACGCGCTTTAGCCCAAGATACAGCCATTATTGTGTTAGACGAACCCACTACGCATCTCGATATGTATCATAAAGCTTACATATTAAAGTTACTTCAAAAATTAACTAAGGAGACGGGTAAAACCATTCTGTTTTCTTCCCATGAAATAGATTTGGCAATTCAACTGTGTGACACCATGATTGTGATGCAAAAAGATAAAACGGTTTGTGACCAACCTTGTAATTTAATTTCCAAAGGTATTTTTGATTCCCTTTTTCCAAAGGATTTGATTGCTTTTGATAATTCTACAGGAAGTTTTAGAGTTACGAAATAG
- a CDS encoding ABC transporter substrate-binding protein, which translates to MKLSIYFLLILTFVSCKNEPKSKLPETIEVNQMALKYAEGFSVDYYENYKVLNITKPWPKAEKSYRYVLISKENMAKTTFARNEYDAIIVNPVETIVVTSTTHIPALELLNVEETLVGFPGTDYISSEKTRLRIDQKKVRDLGQNEGINTEVLLDLNPDVVVGFGVDGVNKTFEVIKKAGIPVIYNGDWVESSALAKAEWIKFFGVLFNKEKEADSIFNQIESDYLAAKTMAKKAESKPTVLSGAMEKDVWYLPNGSSAEAQFLKDANVNYLWSETTGHGSLALSFEAVLVKAKDAELWLSPSYYSSLDQLEKANSLYTNFQAFKDKSIYTFANKTGATGGVLYYELGTTRPDLVLKDLIKIAHPELLPAHEPYFFEKLK; encoded by the coding sequence ATGAAATTATCTATTTACTTTTTATTGATACTTACTTTTGTTTCTTGTAAAAATGAACCAAAGTCTAAATTGCCCGAGACTATTGAAGTCAATCAGATGGCATTAAAATATGCTGAAGGTTTTTCGGTAGATTATTATGAAAACTATAAAGTTTTGAACATCACAAAACCATGGCCAAAAGCTGAAAAATCTTACCGCTACGTTCTTATTTCAAAAGAAAACATGGCAAAAACTACGTTTGCTAGAAATGAGTATGATGCCATCATTGTGAATCCGGTTGAAACTATTGTTGTGACGTCAACGACTCATATTCCTGCCTTGGAATTATTGAATGTTGAAGAAACTTTAGTCGGTTTTCCTGGTACAGATTATATTTCTTCCGAAAAAACGAGACTTCGAATTGACCAAAAAAAGGTTAGGGATCTTGGGCAAAATGAAGGTATTAATACAGAAGTTTTACTTGACCTCAATCCAGATGTGGTAGTTGGTTTTGGCGTGGATGGCGTAAATAAAACTTTTGAAGTTATTAAAAAGGCTGGTATTCCCGTAATTTATAATGGCGATTGGGTAGAATCCTCGGCTTTGGCAAAGGCGGAATGGATTAAATTTTTTGGCGTATTATTTAATAAGGAGAAGGAAGCCGATTCTATTTTTAATCAAATTGAATCCGATTATTTGGCTGCAAAAACGATGGCCAAAAAAGCGGAAAGTAAACCCACAGTTTTAAGTGGTGCCATGGAAAAAGATGTGTGGTATTTACCAAATGGTTCTAGCGCAGAAGCCCAGTTTTTAAAAGATGCCAATGTCAATTATCTGTGGAGCGAAACCACAGGCCATGGAAGCTTGGCATTAAGCTTTGAAGCGGTATTGGTAAAAGCCAAAGATGCCGAGCTTTGGCTAAGTCCATCATATTATAGTAGTTTAGACCAATTAGAAAAAGCCAATTCACTGTATACTAATTTCCAGGCTTTTAAAGACAAAAGCATCTATACATTTGCCAATAAAACTGGAGCAACAGGAGGTGTTTTGTATTATGAATTAGGCACAACAAGACCAGATTTGGTATTGAAAGATTTGATTAAAATTGCACATCCCGAATTGTTGCCGGCACATGAACCGTATTTTTTTGAAAAATTAAAATAA
- a CDS encoding IS3 family transposase (programmed frameshift) yields the protein MAKRYDNELKVTIVELLQSGMKAKQISEDYGVATSLISRWKKDYEAKSGDFSKKRELTMEEQELKSLRKELRDVKMERDNLKKGSKHLFQERPLKYQFILSNESDFVVEKMCKCMHVSKNAYYNWRKNRDLVRTKDSVILLKERIRAIFEDSKEIYGSCRIQKMLERENLNYCRSYIAILMKEMGLKSVLKRKFVNTTDSKHNFPLAKNELDREFSSSTIGEKWVSDITYIRVNDNWNYLTTIIDLADRKVVGWALSEDMTVQNTVLKAWIHARRNRTISNNFIFHSDRGVQYAANTMTSIFSFNSNITQSMSRKGNCWDNAVAESFFKTIKHEWLYRFKFTSYLQLFDKISQYITWYNTKRIHSSLDYLTPLEMELKLKRIINNAA from the exons ATGGCAAAAAGATATGACAATGAATTAAAGGTTACAATAGTAGAACTATTGCAATCAGGAATGAAAGCAAAACAAATAAGTGAGGATTATGGTGTTGCTACCAGCCTTATAAGTCGCTGGAAAAAGGATTACGAGGCTAAATCTGGAGACTTTTCCAAGAAAAGAGAACTTACTATGGAAGAGCAAGAACTTAAATCGTTACGTAAAGAATTACGAGATGTAAAAATGGAGCGTGATA ATCTTAAAAAAGGCAGTAAGCATCTTTTCCAAGAGCGACCACTAAAATATCAATTCATTTTATCAAATGAATCAGATTTTGTGGTTGAGAAGATGTGTAAATGTATGCATGTCAGTAAAAACGCATATTACAATTGGCGTAAGAATAGGGATTTAGTAAGGACTAAAGACTCTGTAATATTACTAAAGGAAAGGATTAGAGCTATTTTTGAAGATAGTAAAGAGATTTATGGAAGCTGTAGAATACAGAAAATGTTAGAACGAGAAAACTTGAATTATTGCCGTTCCTATATTGCAATATTGATGAAAGAAATGGGGTTAAAAAGTGTTTTAAAAAGAAAGTTTGTAAATACAACAGATTCCAAGCATAACTTTCCATTGGCTAAAAATGAGCTAGATAGAGAATTTTCAAGTTCAACAATAGGAGAAAAATGGGTGTCTGACATCACTTACATTAGAGTAAATGACAACTGGAATTATCTAACAACTATTATAGATTTAGCAGACAGAAAGGTTGTAGGATGGGCGTTAAGCGAAGATATGACTGTACAGAATACGGTGTTAAAAGCTTGGATTCATGCCAGAAGAAATCGAACTATTTCAAATAATTTCATATTTCATTCCGATAGAGGCGTTCAGTATGCAGCCAATACAATGACAAGTATTTTTTCTTTCAATAGCAATATAACACAATCCATGAGTAGAAAAGGGAACTGTTGGGATAATGCAGTAGCAGAAAGCTTTTTTAAGACCATTAAGCACGAATGGCTATATCGGTTTAAGTTTACGTCATACTTACAGTTATTTGACAAAATAAGCCAGTACATTACTTGGTATAATACTAAAAGAATTCATTCAAGCTTAGATTACTTAACACCACTTGAAATGGAACTTAAATTAAAACGAATTATTAACAATGCGGCCTAA
- a CDS encoding adenylosuccinate lyase, whose translation MTKAELYQELSYVNHSREKRLQYAKLVIDNPELIPTLLDILFDVDDKISCRAAWVFEFMCGEKLEAIVPYLNTFTENLSKVHLDSAVRPVAKVCEYLVKANYSKTDNAIKTHLTETHKEKIIEACFDWMINDEKIAPKAYAMNALFLLGHEYDWIHPELAIILERDFQMQSSGFKARARHILKKIK comes from the coding sequence TTGACCAAGGCAGAACTCTACCAAGAATTAAGTTACGTGAATCATTCACGCGAAAAACGATTGCAATATGCCAAGCTGGTTATTGATAATCCTGAATTGATTCCAACTCTTTTAGACATTCTTTTTGATGTGGATGATAAAATTTCGTGCAGAGCGGCATGGGTTTTCGAATTTATGTGTGGCGAAAAACTCGAAGCTATTGTTCCATATCTTAACACATTTACCGAAAACCTTTCAAAAGTTCATTTAGATTCTGCGGTTAGACCTGTGGCAAAGGTTTGCGAATATCTCGTTAAAGCCAATTATTCCAAAACAGACAATGCTATTAAAACACATCTTACAGAAACACATAAAGAAAAAATTATAGAAGCTTGTTTCGATTGGATGATTAATGATGAAAAGATTGCTCCCAAAGCCTACGCCATGAACGCTTTGTTTTTATTGGGACATGAATATGACTGGATTCACCCTGAATTAGCCATTATTTTAGAACGCGACTTTCAGATGCAGAGTTCTGGGTTTAAGGCCCGTGCTCGACATATTTTGAAGAAGATAAAATAA
- a CDS encoding heme-binding domain-containing protein, translated as MKILKKIGLLLLVVFIIAQFFGPEKNDGDVTSVEAFYADTNPPEDVKLVLKNTCNDCHSDHTRYPWYDKITPVNYWLAEHVEDGKKHFNISKWNDYSDKKKDHKLDELIEMVEEKEMPLPSYTWTHGDADLSQEQIDAVVSWAKTVRLKYAFLKEPQ; from the coding sequence ATGAAGATTTTAAAAAAAATAGGACTTTTACTTTTAGTGGTATTTATTATTGCCCAGTTTTTTGGGCCAGAGAAAAACGATGGTGATGTAACTTCAGTTGAAGCTTTTTATGCAGATACAAATCCGCCGGAAGACGTAAAGTTAGTTCTAAAAAACACCTGCAATGATTGCCATAGTGACCATACGCGTTATCCTTGGTACGATAAAATTACACCAGTCAATTATTGGTTGGCAGAACATGTGGAAGATGGAAAGAAACATTTTAATATCTCCAAATGGAATGACTATTCCGACAAGAAAAAAGACCATAAACTGGACGAGTTAATTGAAATGGTTGAAGAAAAAGAAATGCCATTACCAAGTTACACATGGACACATGGAGATGCAGATCTGTCGCAAGAGCAAATTGATGCTGTGGTTTCTTGGGCAAAAACGGTGCGTTTGAAATATGCATTTTTAAAAGAACCTCAGTAA
- a CDS encoding SIR2 family NAD-dependent protein deacylase: MRPKKLVPFLLGSPHIVVLTGAGMSAESGIKTFRDADGLWEGHDVLEVASPEGFARNPELVLNFYNERRQQLNEVEPNQAHRDLAQLENDYKVTIITQNVDDLHERAGSSDVVHLHGELRKIRSTVNHNDIQDWTEDINLGDLCDNGHQLRPHIVWFGEAVPEIETAIKICYAADILVIIGTSMQVYPAASLIDYVQPDTPVYYIDPKPAIGSGGMITVIAKSATEGMKELLNIFQRKKP, translated from the coding sequence ATGCGGCCTAAAAAATTAGTCCCATTTTTATTAGGTAGTCCACACATCGTCGTATTAACAGGAGCTGGCATGAGTGCCGAAAGTGGTATAAAAACATTTAGGGATGCGGATGGACTTTGGGAAGGCCATGATGTTTTGGAAGTCGCTTCTCCAGAAGGTTTTGCGAGAAACCCTGAATTGGTCCTAAATTTTTATAACGAAAGACGACAACAATTAAATGAGGTAGAGCCCAACCAAGCACATAGAGATTTAGCTCAACTTGAAAATGATTATAAAGTCACAATTATAACCCAAAATGTTGATGACTTGCACGAAAGAGCTGGTAGCTCTGATGTTGTACATCTTCATGGTGAATTAAGAAAAATACGAAGTACAGTAAACCACAATGACATCCAAGACTGGACAGAGGATATTAATCTTGGTGACTTGTGCGACAATGGCCATCAATTACGTCCGCATATTGTGTGGTTCGGAGAAGCCGTTCCTGAAATTGAAACCGCTATTAAAATTTGCTATGCCGCAGATATTTTAGTCATTATAGGTACAAGTATGCAGGTCTATCCTGCGGCAAGCTTAATTGATTACGTGCAACCAGACACTCCGGTTTATTATATAGATCCTAAACCAGCTATTGGCAGTGGTGGCATGATAACCGTTATTGCCAAATCTGCTACGGAAGGCATGAAGGAACTCTTAAATATTTTCCAACGAAAAAAGCCATAA
- a CDS encoding TonB-dependent receptor plug domain-containing protein yields MNKTKLFCSILCTGMLCVGNAQKKQDSLTTEQLDEVVVTDSRFYLKRENSGKVITKITSKDLEKLQGQSIAEIIGRTAGIEINGVRSNAGQNLSYFIRGGRNRQVLVMIDGIQVTDASQIANDYDLRLLNPDQVESIAILKGASSTLYGTGAATAVINIKLKEASKKAFNLNLRSTLGTNQSSDENNYAFENFRNSISVNGSTGNFNYLASFGQQFTDGLSAIEAGTESDTYNSYNTNIKLGYKFSNAFKLNAYANYDNFKADFDDSFAMLDADNVSYSNQYRIGLSPEFNYKNGSLTINAAYSDVEREIASSFPTQFNAQNIVIDAFNRYNFNDKFYTVLGVNYQDNQMESFTIPFGESGFSQAINPENAQFTITDPYANVVYKSDFGFNLNAGIRLNNHSEYGSHFVYGVNPSYKVDFDFGYLKGLTSYSTAFITPSLYQLFEPNYGNSDLQPEENATIEVGAEILLKNRATFSLVYFNRKETNFIDFVDTGNFVFQYQNTASSFTASGLEFVAQAKLLEKLNLNLNATYTSVDEDLSLRIPEIKINTRLDYDLSDATILSLSYQYNDDREDSVYNPDTFQNDKITLESYGLLDFYISHNIINNRMTVFGNVTNIFNEDYQELFGFTTRGRGVNIGFNLNL; encoded by the coding sequence ATGAACAAAACAAAACTGTTTTGTAGCATCCTTTGTACTGGTATGCTATGTGTTGGTAATGCGCAAAAAAAACAAGATTCGCTTACCACAGAACAATTAGATGAAGTTGTAGTAACAGATTCTAGATTCTATCTTAAACGTGAAAATTCAGGTAAAGTAATTACCAAGATTACATCCAAAGATTTAGAAAAACTACAAGGGCAATCCATTGCAGAAATCATTGGTAGAACGGCTGGAATTGAAATCAATGGTGTACGAAGTAATGCCGGTCAAAATTTAAGTTATTTTATTCGTGGTGGTCGTAATCGTCAGGTTTTGGTGATGATTGACGGCATTCAGGTCACAGATGCCTCCCAAATTGCGAATGATTATGATTTGCGATTATTGAACCCAGACCAAGTTGAATCCATTGCAATTTTAAAAGGTGCATCGAGCACACTTTATGGCACTGGTGCCGCAACGGCTGTGATTAATATTAAATTGAAGGAAGCTTCAAAAAAAGCATTTAATTTGAATTTAAGAAGTACACTCGGCACCAATCAGTCTTCAGATGAAAATAACTATGCCTTTGAAAATTTTAGAAATAGTATTTCCGTGAACGGAAGTACTGGCAACTTTAATTATTTGGCCAGTTTTGGACAGCAATTTACGGATGGTTTGTCTGCAATTGAAGCCGGAACTGAATCTGATACTTACAATAGCTACAATACAAATATTAAATTGGGATATAAATTCAGTAATGCGTTCAAACTTAATGCTTATGCCAATTATGATAATTTTAAAGCCGACTTTGATGATAGTTTTGCCATGCTTGATGCTGATAATGTGTCGTATTCAAACCAATATAGAATCGGATTGTCGCCAGAGTTTAATTATAAAAATGGAAGTTTAACTATTAATGCTGCTTATAGTGATGTGGAGCGTGAGATAGCGTCTAGCTTTCCAACTCAGTTCAATGCGCAAAATATTGTGATAGATGCTTTCAACCGTTATAATTTTAATGATAAATTTTATACGGTATTGGGTGTTAATTATCAAGATAATCAGATGGAAAGTTTTACTATCCCTTTTGGCGAGTCGGGCTTTAGCCAAGCTATAAACCCTGAAAATGCACAATTTACAATTACAGACCCTTATGCGAATGTAGTTTATAAGTCAGATTTTGGATTCAACCTTAATGCCGGAATACGTCTGAATAACCACAGTGAATATGGCAGTCATTTTGTATATGGTGTGAATCCTTCTTATAAAGTGGATTTTGATTTTGGTTATCTGAAAGGTTTAACAAGTTATAGCACAGCATTTATTACGCCATCGCTTTATCAATTATTCGAACCTAATTACGGAAATTCCGATCTACAACCGGAAGAAAATGCAACCATAGAAGTTGGTGCAGAGATTTTGTTAAAAAATAGAGCCACTTTTAGTTTGGTTTATTTCAACCGAAAAGAAACTAATTTTATTGATTTTGTCGATACTGGAAATTTTGTGTTCCAATACCAAAATACGGCATCATCCTTTACAGCAAGTGGTTTAGAATTTGTGGCACAGGCGAAACTTTTAGAAAAATTAAACCTGAATCTCAATGCGACTTACACATCGGTTGATGAAGATTTAAGTTTAAGAATTCCAGAAATTAAGATAAATACCAGATTGGATTATGATCTATCTGATGCTACAATTCTAAGTTTATCCTATCAATATAATGACGATAGAGAAGATTCTGTTTACAATCCTGACACCTTTCAGAACGATAAAATCACATTAGAATCTTATGGATTACTTGATTTTTACATTAGCCATAACATCATTAATAACAGAATGACTGTTTTTGGAAATGTTACTAATATTTTTAATGAAGACTACCAGGAACTTTTTGGTTTTACTACCAGAGGGCGAGGTGTTAATATTGGGTTTAATTTGAATTTGTAA